The proteins below are encoded in one region of Pseudomonas sp. SCB32:
- a CDS encoding alpha/beta fold hydrolase, protein MKKALLFLVLLLAATAGVLYVFPSTLLATAQFAESSRAGLSERSLAVDNLDIRYYEGGPDKAQTVLLVHGFGADKSNWLRFARFLTDRYHVIALDLPGFGESSRPANISYDVGTQAERLADFMRELGIGRFHVVGNSMGGHIAALLAARHPNEVLSVGLFDNAGIVSPHQSELFQRLSKGEDNPLVLRSVDDFPALLDFVFVQKPPMPSRLEHYLAERSLERSAFNNRVFQQLRERYIPLEPELPKITAPTLLLWGDRDRVLDISSIDVMKPLLKKPSVAILRDCGHAPMIERPEETAQLYLDFLRQSQAPATAAN, encoded by the coding sequence ATGAAGAAAGCCCTTCTGTTCCTTGTACTGCTGCTCGCCGCCACGGCGGGCGTGCTCTACGTCTTTCCCTCCACGCTGCTGGCTACCGCGCAGTTCGCCGAGAGCAGCCGCGCGGGCCTGAGCGAACGCAGCCTTGCCGTGGACAACCTCGACATCCGCTACTACGAGGGTGGCCCGGACAAGGCACAGACCGTTCTACTGGTCCACGGTTTCGGCGCCGACAAGAGCAACTGGCTGCGCTTCGCCCGCTTCCTCACCGATCGCTACCACGTCATCGCCCTGGACCTTCCGGGCTTCGGCGAAAGCAGTCGGCCCGCGAACATCAGCTACGACGTCGGCACCCAGGCCGAACGTCTGGCGGACTTCATGCGCGAACTGGGCATCGGCCGCTTCCATGTGGTCGGCAACTCCATGGGCGGGCACATCGCCGCCCTGCTCGCCGCACGCCACCCGAACGAGGTGCTGTCGGTCGGCCTGTTCGATAACGCCGGGATCGTGTCGCCTCATCAGAGCGAACTGTTCCAGCGCCTGAGCAAGGGTGAAGACAACCCGCTGGTGCTGCGCTCGGTAGACGACTTCCCCGCCCTGCTCGACTTCGTGTTCGTACAAAAACCGCCGATGCCCTCACGACTGGAACACTACCTGGCGGAGCGCTCGCTGGAGCGTAGCGCCTTCAACAACCGCGTTTTCCAGCAACTGCGCGAACGCTATATCCCGCTGGAACCGGAACTGCCGAAGATCACCGCGCCGACTCTGCTGCTGTGGGGTGATCGCGACCGGGTGCTGGACATCTCCAGCATCGATGTGATGAAACCGCTGTTGAAGAAACCCAGCGTAGCCATCCTCCGCGACTGCGGCCATGCGCCGATGATCGAGCGGCCGGAAGAAACCGCCCAGCTGTATCTGGACTTCCTCCGGCAGAGCCAGGCGCCAGCCACTGCGGCGAACTGA
- the fabV gene encoding enoyl-ACP reductase FabV produces MIIKPRVRGFICVTTHPTGCEANVKEQIEYVEAHGPIANGPKKVLVIGSSTGYGLAARISAAFGAGADTLGVFFERPGSETKAGTAGWYNSAAFEKFAKAKGLYARSINGDAFSDEVKQVTIDTIKQDLGKVDLVVYSLAAPRRTHPKTGEVFNSVLKPVGKTVNFRGLDTDKEVIKESVMEPATAEEIANTVAVMGGEDWQMWIDALQEAGVLADGAKTTAFTYLGEEITHDLYWNGSIGAAKKDLDQKVLGIREKLAATGGDARVSVLKAVVTQASSAIPMMPLYLSLLFKVMKEKGTHEGCIEQVDGLFRESLYGAEPHLDADGRLRADYKELQPDVQDTVKNLWDKVTNENLYQLTDFTGYKTEFLRLFGFEIAGVDYEQDVNPDVQIPNLIQL; encoded by the coding sequence ATGATCATCAAACCGCGCGTGCGTGGCTTCATCTGCGTCACTACCCACCCGACCGGCTGTGAAGCCAACGTCAAGGAACAGATCGAGTACGTCGAGGCGCATGGCCCCATCGCCAACGGTCCGAAGAAGGTCCTGGTGATCGGTTCGTCCACCGGCTACGGCCTGGCCGCGCGCATCAGCGCCGCCTTCGGCGCCGGCGCCGACACCCTGGGCGTGTTCTTCGAGCGTCCGGGCAGCGAGACCAAGGCGGGCACCGCCGGCTGGTACAACTCCGCTGCCTTCGAGAAGTTCGCCAAGGCCAAGGGCCTGTATGCGCGCAGCATCAACGGCGACGCCTTCTCCGATGAAGTGAAGCAAGTCACCATCGACACCATCAAGCAGGACCTGGGCAAGGTCGACCTGGTGGTCTACAGCCTGGCTGCTCCGCGCCGCACCCACCCGAAGACCGGCGAGGTCTTCAACTCCGTGCTCAAGCCGGTCGGCAAGACCGTCAACTTCCGTGGTCTGGACACCGACAAGGAAGTGATCAAGGAAAGCGTGATGGAGCCGGCCACTGCCGAGGAAATCGCCAACACCGTGGCGGTGATGGGCGGTGAAGACTGGCAGATGTGGATCGACGCCCTGCAGGAAGCCGGTGTGCTGGCCGATGGCGCCAAGACCACCGCCTTCACCTACCTGGGCGAAGAGATCACCCACGACCTGTACTGGAACGGCTCCATCGGCGCCGCCAAGAAGGACCTGGACCAGAAAGTCCTGGGCATTCGCGAGAAACTGGCCGCTACTGGTGGCGACGCCCGTGTTTCCGTGCTGAAGGCCGTGGTCACCCAGGCCAGTTCGGCCATCCCGATGATGCCGCTGTACCTGTCGCTGTTGTTCAAGGTGATGAAGGAGAAGGGCACCCACGAAGGCTGCATCGAGCAGGTCGACGGCCTGTTCCGCGAAAGCCTGTACGGCGCCGAACCGCATCTGGACGCCGACGGCCGCCTGCGCGCCGACTACAAGGAACTGCAGCCGGATGTGCAGGACACCGTGAAGAACCTGTGGGACAAGGTGACCAACGAGAACCTGTACCAGCTGACCGACTTCACCGGCTACAAGACCGAGTTCCTGCGCCTGTTCGGCTTCGAGATCGCCGGCGTGGACTACGAGCAGGACGTCAATCCAGACGTGCAGATTCCCAATCTGATCCAGCTCTGA
- a CDS encoding electron transfer flavoprotein subunit alpha/FixB family protein codes for MAILVIAEHNNGALGAATLNTVAAAQKIGGDIAVLVAGQNVGGVAEAAAKIAGVSKVLVADNAAYAHQLPENVAPLIAELGKGYSHVLAPATTNGKNFLPRVAALLDVDQISEIIEVVSADTFKRPIYAGNAIATVQSSAAVKVITVRGTGFDAVAAEGGSAAVEQVSGPADAGKSAFVGEELAKSDRPELTAAKIVVSGGRGMGNGDNFKILYALADKLGAAVGASRAAVDAGFVPNDMQVGQTGKIVAPQLYIAVGISGAIQHLAGMKDSKVIVAINKDEEAPIFQVADYGLVADLFEAVPELEKAV; via the coding sequence ATGGCTATCCTGGTAATCGCTGAGCACAACAACGGCGCACTGGGCGCTGCCACCCTGAACACCGTCGCTGCCGCGCAGAAGATCGGTGGTGACATCGCCGTCCTGGTCGCTGGCCAGAACGTCGGTGGCGTGGCCGAAGCCGCTGCCAAGATCGCAGGCGTATCCAAGGTGCTGGTCGCCGACAACGCCGCCTACGCTCACCAGCTGCCGGAAAACGTCGCTCCGCTGATCGCTGAGCTGGGCAAGGGCTACAGCCACGTGCTGGCTCCGGCCACCACCAACGGCAAGAACTTCCTGCCGCGCGTTGCCGCCCTGCTGGATGTCGACCAGATCTCCGAGATCATCGAAGTCGTCAGCGCTGACACCTTCAAGCGCCCGATCTATGCCGGTAACGCCATCGCTACCGTGCAGTCCTCGGCTGCCGTCAAGGTCATCACCGTACGTGGCACCGGCTTCGACGCCGTTGCTGCCGAAGGTGGCTCCGCCGCTGTCGAGCAGGTTTCCGGCCCGGCCGATGCCGGCAAGTCCGCCTTCGTTGGCGAAGAACTGGCCAAGTCCGATCGTCCGGAACTGACCGCTGCCAAGATCGTCGTTTCCGGCGGCCGTGGCATGGGCAACGGCGACAACTTCAAGATCCTCTACGCCCTGGCCGACAAGCTGGGCGCCGCGGTCGGCGCTTCCCGCGCCGCGGTCGACGCCGGCTTCGTGCCGAACGACATGCAGGTCGGCCAGACCGGCAAGATCGTTGCACCGCAGCTGTACATCGCGGTCGGCATCTCCGGTGCCATCCAGCACCTGGCGGGCATGAAGGACTCCAAGGTCATCGTTGCGATCAACAAGGACGAAGAGGCGCCGATCTTCCAGGTTGCCGACTACGGCCTGGTCGCTGACCTGTTCGAAGCCGTACCGGAGCTGGAAAAGGCCGTCTGA
- a CDS encoding electron transfer flavoprotein subunit beta/FixA family protein, which yields MKVLVAVKRVVDYNVKVRVKADNSGVDLANVKMSMNPFCEIAVEEAVRLKEKGVVTEIVAVSVGPTAAQEQLRTALALGADRAILVESNEELSSLAIAKALKALVDKEQPQLVILGKQAIDSDNNQTGQMLAALTGYAQGTFASKVEIAGDKVNVTREIDGGLQTVALNLPAIVTTDLRLNEPRYASLPNIMKAKKKPLDVVTPDALGVSTASTVKTVKVEAPAARSAGVKVKSVAELVEKLKNEAKVI from the coding sequence ATGAAGGTTCTTGTAGCTGTCAAACGAGTGGTTGACTATAACGTCAAGGTCCGCGTCAAGGCGGACAACTCCGGCGTCGATCTCGCCAACGTCAAGATGTCCATGAACCCCTTCTGCGAAATCGCCGTGGAAGAGGCCGTACGCCTGAAAGAGAAAGGCGTCGTCACCGAGATCGTCGCGGTCTCCGTCGGCCCGACCGCTGCCCAGGAGCAACTGCGTACCGCGCTGGCTCTGGGTGCCGATCGCGCCATCCTCGTTGAATCCAACGAAGAACTGAGCTCCCTGGCCATCGCCAAGGCGCTGAAAGCCCTCGTCGACAAAGAGCAGCCGCAGCTGGTCATCCTCGGCAAGCAGGCCATCGACAGCGACAACAACCAGACCGGCCAGATGCTGGCTGCGCTGACCGGCTACGCTCAGGGCACCTTCGCCTCCAAGGTCGAAATCGCTGGCGACAAGGTCAATGTCACCCGTGAAATCGACGGCGGCCTGCAGACCGTTGCCCTGAACCTGCCGGCGATCGTCACCACCGACCTGCGCCTGAACGAGCCGCGCTACGCGTCGCTGCCGAACATCATGAAGGCGAAGAAGAAGCCGCTGGACGTGGTGACCCCGGACGCCCTGGGCGTTTCCACCGCTTCCACCGTGAAGACCGTGAAAGTCGAAGCTCCGGCTGCCCGTAGCGCTGGCGTCAAGGTCAAGTCCGTTGCCGAACTGGTCGAGAAACTGAAGAACGAGGCGAAAGTAATCTGA
- a CDS encoding electron transfer flavoprotein-ubiquinone oxidoreductase, with the protein MEREFMEFDVVIVGAGPAGLSAACRLKQKAADAGQEISVCVVEKGSEVGAHILSGAVFEPRALNELFPNWKELEAPLNTPVKRDDIYVLKSPEAASKVPNFFVPKTMHNEGNYIISLGNLCRWLAQQAEGLGVEIYPGFAAQEALIDENGVVRGIVTGDLGVDREGNPKEGYYTPGMELRAKYTLFAEGCRGHIGKQLIKKYKLDSEADAQHYGIGIKEIWDIDPSKHEQGLVVHTAGWPLNDENPGGSFLYHLENNQVVVGLIIDLSYTNPHLSPFDEFQRYKHHPVIKQYLEGGKRVAYGARAICKGGLNSLPKMVFPGGALIGCDLGTLNFAKIKGSHTAMKSGMLAAESVAEALFAGREGGDVLNNYVDAFKGSWLYDELFRSRNFGAAMHKFGAIGGGAFNFIDQNIFGGKIPFTLHDTTPDYATLKKASEAPKIDYPKPDGKISFDKLSSVFLSNTNHEEDQPIHLKLTDPSVPVQKNLPLYDEPAQRYCPAGVYEVVSNDDGSKRFQINAQNCVHCKTCDIKDPAQNITWVAPEGTGGPNYPNM; encoded by the coding sequence GTGGAACGCGAATTTATGGAATTCGACGTCGTCATCGTCGGCGCCGGCCCTGCCGGTCTGTCCGCCGCCTGCCGACTGAAGCAGAAGGCCGCCGACGCCGGTCAGGAAATCAGCGTCTGTGTGGTCGAGAAGGGTTCCGAAGTGGGCGCCCACATCCTCTCCGGCGCCGTGTTCGAACCGCGCGCGCTCAACGAGCTGTTCCCCAACTGGAAAGAGCTCGAAGCGCCGCTGAACACCCCGGTCAAGCGTGACGACATCTATGTACTGAAGAGCCCGGAAGCGGCGTCCAAGGTGCCGAACTTCTTCGTGCCCAAGACCATGCACAACGAAGGCAACTACATCATCTCCCTGGGCAACCTGTGCCGCTGGCTGGCCCAGCAGGCCGAAGGCCTGGGCGTCGAGATCTACCCGGGCTTCGCCGCCCAGGAAGCGCTGATCGACGAAAATGGCGTGGTGCGCGGCATCGTCACCGGTGACCTGGGCGTCGACCGCGAAGGCAATCCGAAAGAGGGTTACTACACCCCCGGCATGGAACTGCGCGCCAAGTACACCCTGTTCGCCGAAGGCTGCCGTGGCCACATCGGCAAGCAGCTGATCAAGAAGTACAAGCTCGACAGCGAAGCCGACGCCCAGCACTACGGCATCGGCATCAAGGAAATCTGGGACATCGACCCGTCCAAGCACGAGCAGGGCCTGGTGGTGCACACCGCCGGCTGGCCGCTGAACGACGAAAACCCGGGTGGTTCCTTCCTCTATCACCTGGAGAACAACCAGGTGGTGGTCGGCCTGATCATCGACCTGTCCTACACCAACCCGCACCTGTCGCCGTTCGACGAATTCCAGCGCTACAAGCACCACCCGGTGATCAAGCAGTACCTGGAAGGCGGCAAGCGCGTGGCCTACGGCGCTCGCGCCATCTGCAAGGGCGGCCTGAACTCGCTGCCGAAGATGGTCTTCCCGGGCGGCGCGCTGATCGGTTGCGACCTGGGCACCCTGAACTTCGCAAAGATCAAGGGCAGCCACACCGCCATGAAGTCCGGCATGCTGGCCGCCGAATCCGTGGCTGAAGCCCTGTTCGCCGGCCGCGAAGGCGGCGACGTGCTGAACAACTACGTCGATGCCTTCAAGGGCAGCTGGCTGTACGACGAGCTGTTCCGCAGCCGTAACTTCGGCGCGGCGATGCACAAGTTCGGCGCCATCGGTGGCGGTGCGTTCAACTTCATCGACCAGAACATCTTCGGCGGCAAGATCCCGTTCACCCTGCACGACACGACTCCGGACTACGCAACCCTGAAGAAGGCCAGCGAAGCGCCGAAGATCGACTACCCGAAGCCGGACGGCAAGATCAGCTTCGACAAGCTCTCCTCGGTGTTCCTCTCCAACACCAACCACGAGGAAGACCAGCCGATCCACCTGAAGCTGACCGACCCGAGCGTCCCGGTACAGAAGAACCTGCCGCTCTACGACGAGCCTGCGCAGCGTTACTGCCCGGCCGGCGTGTACGAAGTGGTGAGCAACGACGACGGTAGCAAGCGCTTCCAGATCAACGCGCAGAACTGCGTGCACTGCAAGACCTGCGACATCAAGGACCCGGCCCAGAACATCACCTGGGTGGCACCGGAAGGTACCGGCGGTCCGAACTACCCCAACATGTAA
- a CDS encoding DUF1285 domain-containing protein: MTDPAKAGNLLAQIPATKDKGLPPVHLWNPDCCGDIDMRIARDGTWYYLGTPIGRKPMVRLFSTIIRRDGDDYFLVTPVEKCGITVDDAPFVAISLVVEGEGEQQVLRFTTNVEDEVVADAAHPIRVELDPQTQEPSPYVLVRVNLEALIHRNVFYQLVELAVSREIDGQEWLGVWSSGEFFPIAPQP, encoded by the coding sequence ATGACCGATCCCGCAAAGGCCGGCAACCTGCTGGCGCAGATCCCTGCCACCAAGGACAAGGGGCTGCCGCCGGTGCACCTGTGGAACCCGGACTGCTGCGGTGACATCGACATGCGCATCGCCCGCGATGGCACCTGGTATTACCTGGGGACGCCAATCGGGCGCAAGCCGATGGTACGGCTGTTCTCCACCATCATCCGCCGCGATGGCGACGACTATTTCCTGGTCACGCCGGTGGAGAAGTGCGGAATCACCGTCGATGACGCGCCGTTCGTCGCAATCAGCCTGGTTGTAGAGGGCGAGGGGGAGCAGCAGGTGCTGCGCTTCACCACCAATGTCGAGGATGAAGTGGTGGCCGATGCCGCGCATCCGATTCGCGTGGAGCTCGACCCGCAGACCCAGGAGCCGTCGCCCTATGTGCTGGTGCGGGTCAACCTGGAGGCGCTGATCCATCGCAACGTGTTCTACCAGTTGGTCGAGCTGGCCGTCAGTCGCGAAATCGATGGGCAGGAATGGCTGGGAGTGTGGAGTTCGGGCGAGTTCTTCCCCATTGCGCCGCAGCCGTGA
- a CDS encoding DUF4823 domain-containing protein, protein MRYLMLTLVFAALAGCMTPSDMAERTGYYAGDAGFLDHSQTRRTGNWRLQSDSFIFIAQGPFVPPGHPYARPNVVAEEAFKGFVEYFPMVRRAQGPLGLEGAMQEARAVGANYLLYTRFAYGEDNAGSYEQYEDTDNAIGRDRSVIQVMLIETANRYLVDSATIRSRGGFLTFFDASPDDLIGPPLEDYARSLLGVKTHEEFQ, encoded by the coding sequence ATGCGCTACCTGATGTTGACCCTCGTCTTTGCGGCCCTGGCAGGTTGCATGACGCCCAGCGACATGGCTGAACGTACCGGCTACTACGCGGGCGATGCCGGCTTCCTCGATCACAGTCAGACACGTCGTACGGGGAACTGGCGCCTGCAGTCCGATTCCTTCATCTTCATCGCCCAGGGCCCCTTCGTGCCGCCAGGCCATCCCTACGCGCGGCCGAACGTGGTGGCGGAGGAAGCGTTCAAGGGCTTCGTCGAGTATTTCCCGATGGTACGGCGTGCCCAGGGGCCGCTGGGGCTGGAGGGCGCGATGCAGGAGGCGCGCGCGGTGGGGGCCAACTATCTGCTCTATACCCGCTTCGCGTACGGTGAAGACAATGCCGGCAGCTACGAGCAGTATGAAGACACCGACAATGCCATCGGACGCGACCGCAGCGTGATTCAGGTGATGCTGATCGAAACCGCCAACCGTTATCTGGTGGACAGTGCCACCATCCGCAGCCGCGGCGGTTTTCTGACATTCTTTGATGCCAGCCCCGATGACTTGATCGGGCCGCCGCTGGAAGATTATGCCCGCAGCCTGCTGGGGGTGAAAACGCACGAGGAGTTCCAATGA
- a CDS encoding radical SAM protein: MPNEFPISYVEPVFRPPSEAHSLILPVTNGCSWNQCGFCEMYTQPQKKFRARDEAEVLDEIRRCGERLIVQRVFLADGDALVLPTRRLLNILRAIREHMPEVDRVSSYCLPRNLRKKSVEELKELADAGLRMAYVGAESGDDEVLARVSKGETYASTLDALQKLGEAGIKRSVMILNGLGGSTLSMQHADNSARLMNEAQPEFLSTLVVSFPVGEERFRAGFPDFQPLSQAELFAEVERLLSALELRDTVFRSDHASNYLVLKGVLGADKARMLAQVRQAIEQPQHAHLRQEWQRGL; encoded by the coding sequence ATGCCCAACGAATTCCCTATTTCCTATGTCGAGCCGGTGTTCCGGCCGCCGAGCGAGGCGCACTCGCTGATCCTGCCGGTGACCAACGGTTGCTCCTGGAACCAGTGTGGGTTCTGCGAGATGTACACCCAGCCGCAGAAGAAATTCCGCGCCCGCGACGAGGCCGAAGTGCTGGATGAGATTCGCCGTTGCGGTGAGCGCCTGATCGTCCAGCGGGTGTTCCTGGCCGACGGCGATGCGCTTGTGCTGCCGACGCGGCGTCTGCTCAACATCCTGCGTGCGATCCGCGAGCATATGCCCGAGGTGGATCGCGTCTCCAGTTACTGCCTGCCGCGTAACCTGCGCAAGAAGTCGGTGGAGGAGCTGAAGGAGCTGGCCGATGCCGGCCTGCGCATGGCCTATGTCGGCGCCGAGTCGGGTGACGACGAAGTGCTGGCGCGGGTGAGCAAGGGCGAGACCTATGCGTCCACGCTGGATGCCCTGCAGAAGCTGGGCGAGGCGGGGATCAAGCGCTCGGTGATGATCCTCAACGGGTTGGGCGGCAGCACGCTGAGCATGCAGCATGCCGACAACTCGGCGCGCCTGATGAACGAGGCGCAGCCGGAGTTTCTCTCCACCCTGGTGGTGAGCTTCCCGGTCGGCGAAGAGCGTTTCCGCGCGGGCTTCCCGGATTTCCAGCCGCTGTCGCAAGCCGAGCTGTTTGCCGAAGTCGAGCGTCTGTTGAGTGCCCTTGAGCTGCGCGACACCGTATTCCGCAGCGATCACGCCTCCAACTACCTGGTCCTCAAGGGCGTTCTGGGGGCGGACAAGGCCCGTATGCTGGCTCAGGTTCGCCAAGCCATCGAACAGCCGCAGCACGCGCATTTGCGCCAGGAATGGCAGCGCGGCCTGTGA
- a CDS encoding GTP 3',8-cyclase MoaA, which yields MIVDRQGRRFRNLRVSLTAACNYACTYCVPDGKRLVAAQDELSAESLVRGVAYLIEAAGIERLRVTGGEPLVSPKLDAFLHGVSRLGLQDIAITTNGQLLSKKLPLLLDCGIRRLNVSLDTLDADAFRRIARGGDLATVLKGLDEARAAGLKIKLNMVPLRGQNLDQVLPLLEYCLEHGFELRFIELMRMGHLARDPNAFNQQFIGMQELLELIGERHPYIQANAPVDATALRYEVPGQGFFGVIANESVPFCRTCSRLRLSSTGWLHGCLSSSNRHYVGDLLDKPRHQALPALQRLLVRALADKQEVAFSGGVTIMKIIGG from the coding sequence ATGATCGTCGACCGCCAGGGCAGGCGCTTCCGCAACCTGCGGGTCAGCCTGACCGCCGCGTGCAATTACGCCTGCACCTACTGCGTGCCGGACGGCAAGCGTCTGGTCGCCGCACAGGACGAGCTGTCGGCCGAGTCCCTGGTCCGCGGCGTCGCCTACCTGATCGAAGCCGCCGGCATCGAGCGCCTGCGAGTGACCGGTGGCGAGCCGCTGGTCAGCCCCAAGCTGGACGCCTTCCTGCATGGCGTGAGTCGCCTCGGCCTGCAGGACATCGCTATCACCACCAACGGCCAACTGCTCTCGAAGAAGCTGCCGCTGCTGCTGGATTGCGGTATCCGTCGCCTCAACGTTTCCCTCGATACCCTGGATGCCGACGCCTTCCGTCGCATTGCCCGTGGCGGTGATCTGGCGACCGTGCTCAAGGGGCTCGACGAGGCCCGCGCGGCGGGCCTGAAGATCAAGCTCAACATGGTGCCGCTGCGTGGCCAGAATCTGGATCAGGTTCTGCCGCTGCTGGAATACTGCCTGGAGCATGGCTTCGAACTGCGCTTCATCGAACTGATGCGCATGGGACACCTGGCCCGCGATCCGAACGCGTTCAACCAGCAGTTCATCGGTATGCAGGAGCTGCTGGAGCTGATCGGCGAACGCCATCCCTATATCCAGGCCAACGCGCCCGTGGATGCCACCGCGCTGCGCTATGAAGTGCCGGGGCAGGGCTTCTTCGGCGTGATCGCCAACGAAAGCGTGCCGTTCTGCCGTACCTGCTCGCGCCTGCGTCTGTCGTCCACCGGCTGGCTGCATGGCTGTCTGTCGTCGAGCAACCGCCATTACGTCGGCGATCTCCTCGACAAGCCCCGCCACCAGGCCCTGCCGGCACTCCAGCGCCTGCTGGTGCGCGCGCTCGCGGACAAACAGGAAGTCGCCTTCTCCGGCGGCGTTACCATCATGAAGATCATCGGTGGCTGA
- a CDS encoding TetR/AcrR family transcriptional regulator, translating to MQKEPRKVREFRRREQEILDTALKLFLEQGEDSVTVEMIADAVGIGKGTIYKHFKSKAEIYLRLMLDYERDLAALFHSEDVARDKERLSRAYFEFRMRDPQRYRLFDRLEEKVVKTSQVPEMVEELHKIRESNFERLSQLIKERIAAGKLEDVPAYFHYCAAWALVHGAVALYHSPFWREVLEDQEGFFQFLMDIGVRMGNKRKRDGDTPAA from the coding sequence ATGCAGAAAGAGCCGCGCAAGGTTCGCGAATTCCGTCGACGCGAACAGGAAATCCTCGACACCGCCCTCAAGCTCTTCCTGGAGCAGGGCGAAGACAGTGTCACGGTCGAAATGATCGCCGATGCCGTGGGTATCGGCAAAGGCACCATCTACAAGCACTTCAAGTCCAAGGCGGAGATCTACCTGCGCCTGATGCTGGACTATGAGCGTGACCTGGCGGCGCTGTTCCACTCCGAAGATGTGGCTCGGGACAAGGAGCGCCTCTCGCGCGCCTACTTCGAGTTCCGCATGCGTGACCCGCAGCGCTATCGCCTGTTCGACCGCCTGGAAGAGAAGGTGGTGAAGACCAGCCAGGTCCCGGAGATGGTCGAGGAGCTGCACAAGATCCGCGAGTCCAACTTCGAGCGCCTGAGCCAGCTCATCAAGGAGCGCATCGCAGCGGGCAAGCTGGAAGACGTGCCGGCCTACTTCCACTACTGCGCGGCCTGGGCGCTGGTGCACGGCGCCGTGGCGCTGTACCACTCGCCGTTCTGGCGCGAAGTGCTGGAGGATCAGGAAGGCTTCTTCCAGTTCCTCATGGACATCGGTGTGCGCATGGGCAACAAGCGCAAGCGCGACGGCGATACGCCGGCCGCCTGA
- a CDS encoding aminotransferase class V-fold PLP-dependent enzyme: MISFSHEFPQQSGLRYLNHAAVAPWPKRAADAVAAFAQENILLGARDYPQWLTIEKRLRERLARLLNAQTTGDIALVKNTSEALSFVAFGLDWRAGDQVVISDQEFPSNRVVWEALKPKGVEVIQVSLNGSDPEGDLLAACGPRTRLLSISAVQYASGLRMDLERLGAGCRQRGVLYCIDAIQQLGALPFDVQAYDCAFAMADGHKWMLGPEGLGVFYCRAAEREQLALQEYGWHMLENAGNYDSADWQPARSARRFECGSPNMLGAVALDASLGLLEEVGMQHVGALVAERVQQLQDGLARISTATLHSPLNPARRAGILTFSLAGWDNTQLLERLRAEQVVCIQRGAGIRFSPHFYTTENVIEETLALIAGMAQE; this comes from the coding sequence ATGATTAGCTTCTCCCATGAATTTCCCCAACAGTCCGGCCTGCGCTACCTGAATCACGCAGCTGTAGCGCCCTGGCCCAAGCGTGCGGCTGACGCCGTGGCCGCCTTCGCCCAGGAGAACATCCTGCTCGGCGCCCGCGACTACCCGCAGTGGCTGACCATAGAGAAGCGCCTGCGCGAGCGTCTGGCGCGCCTGCTCAACGCCCAGACCACCGGCGATATCGCCCTGGTGAAGAACACCTCCGAGGCGCTCTCGTTCGTCGCCTTCGGCCTCGACTGGCGCGCGGGTGATCAGGTGGTGATCAGCGACCAGGAGTTCCCCTCCAACCGGGTTGTCTGGGAAGCCCTCAAACCCAAGGGCGTCGAAGTCATCCAGGTCAGCCTGAACGGCAGCGACCCGGAGGGCGATCTGCTCGCCGCCTGCGGCCCGCGTACGCGCCTGCTGTCGATCAGTGCGGTGCAGTACGCCAGCGGGCTGCGCATGGACCTGGAGCGCCTGGGCGCGGGCTGCCGCCAGCGCGGCGTGCTGTATTGCATCGATGCCATCCAGCAACTGGGCGCCCTGCCCTTCGATGTCCAGGCCTACGACTGCGCCTTCGCCATGGCCGACGGACACAAGTGGATGCTCGGCCCGGAAGGCCTGGGCGTATTCTATTGCCGCGCCGCCGAACGGGAACAACTGGCGCTGCAGGAGTACGGCTGGCATATGCTGGAAAACGCAGGCAACTACGACTCGGCCGACTGGCAACCGGCGCGCAGCGCGCGGCGCTTCGAGTGCGGCAGCCCGAACATGCTCGGGGCGGTGGCACTGGACGCCAGCCTGGGCCTGCTCGAAGAGGTCGGCATGCAACACGTGGGCGCCCTGGTTGCGGAGCGCGTGCAGCAGCTGCAGGACGGGCTGGCACGGATTTCCACCGCGACCCTGCACAGCCCGCTCAATCCGGCACGCCGCGCGGGCATCCTGACCTTCAGCCTGGCCGGCTGGGACAACACGCAGTTGCTGGAGCGCCTGCGCGCGGAACAGGTGGTGTGCATCCAGCGGGGCGCCGGCATTCGCTTCTCGCCGCACTTCTACACGACGGAGAACGTGATCGAGGAAACCCTAGCATTGATCGCCGGAATGGCGCAGGAATGA